GGACCCATGCTCAGGATCACCATCTCCGAGATTACCGGTGCCGACGAGCTCGTCTTCGAATCGACGATCCACTCGGAGCGAACGATAGAGACGAAAGCGCCTCGCGGGGCCGAGCCGGTTCTCTCACCGATGTACGATATGGAGGATATCGACTCTTCGTTCGAGCCCCGGCCAGATACCCGGCTGTACAGTGTCACCAGCATGGCGTACGCAGAACACGGTGGTCCCGCTGACGTCGAACTGAGCCTGGTCGTCCGGCACGGGGGAGCGAACACGTGGTGGACGTTCGGGTGGAGTGGGAACTATTACGAGACGTACGTTACGACGTTCGGCGTCACACCCGATCCCGCCGGAGAGTGGTGGCAGCTCGAGGGGGACCACCGGGAGGGAGCGGGGAGTTACGCCCGCTTCGGCCCCCCACTTCCACACTGAAATTCGAATCGGGACCGACCCACGACACCGAAATCAGATCGCCCAGTTGATGAGGGCCGTGTTCAAACGTCTCTCACATCCCTATATCGAAGATCGAACAGGCGCTTACACCTCGCTATTCCGGATTACGTCCCTCCCATTCCTGGTGATTTTATATCGATAGATCGTTCACTTTCGCCCCGCTTGGCGCGTCTATATTCCCTCCGATCGCCTCCACTCTATCGGAGGGTTTCCTCCGAAAAGTGAGGCTACAGGCCATGACACACGCATTCAGCTGGGTCGAACTCCCGAGCGTCGACTTCGACAGAGCGATCGAGTTCTATTCGACCGTCCTCGATCGCGGTATCGACGTACACGAACCCGAACTCGACGAAGCGAACAACGGGAGAGCGGGCATGTTCCACTCCCGCGAGGAGGCCGACGAGATGACGGTCAGTGGAATGATCGTCGAAACGAACGAGTATACGGCCGAGAGTGGAGCGACGATCGCATACACCCCGTCGGACGACGGAGTGGTGGTCTATCTGACCGTCGACGGTGATCTAGACGACGCGCTCTCGCGAGTCGAATCGACCGGCGGTGAAGTCGTTCTCCCGAAAGAGTCGATCCCGGACCACGGCGGCCACTACGCGATAATCAAAGATACCGAAGGAAACCGAGTCGGACTGGTCTCCGGAGGATAGACCCGCTGTCACCAACCCCGTCGTGACTCCCGCGGTACTCGTAGTTGTACGCAATCGTAGCCATATTGACCCGAATGTGTTTATCCTCGTCGTGTCGTACCTGGTGTGATCGAAGGTGACACCACCGATCGATGCTCGACGATACCCCCGTCGAGAAGGGGAACGTCGTCGGAACCTCAGGCGCTGGGGCGGCGTACTTCTGCCCGCGGGTAGACAGAGGGGACGGGCTGGACAACAGCAAGAATAGCTTCCGGTGACGTGCGAAAGCCATGAAACTCGACTACACGCTCGGAACCAGACAGTTCGATAGTTACGGTGTCGGCCTCGCGGGCGTCATCCTCGCGTTCGCGTTCGTCCTCTGGTACTTCGGTGGGGCGCTCTGGTTCGTTCTGCTGTGGGCTTGCCTCGGACTCGCAGTGTTAGCCGCTGCCGGTACGCTCGCCGGAGAGGTGGTTCGTGTGTAGTTCAGTCGTTTCCACTTCAACCCGAAACTGTCGAGCCTTCCTAGTCGGCCCACAGATTCGATTGGATCACACGGCATGGAGTGACTCGGTCCGCAGTCCGTTCTTACCCAGGCGCTCCGCAATGAGAACAGTTGACATAGGATCGTGTGTGACTCCAACTGCGGTGTGATCGAGGCCATCGCATACACCCCTTGCCATCGAGACACCCGGCCCGATCGCGCCTCTCAGGAGGCACGTCCCTCATCTGGCTTCGACCTCCTGATCGGGTTCGCCAGTTTCTCGCTCGAAGACAGTACACCACGTCCGTAGTACGCTAAAAATCCGAACGTTTCGATCAGTCGTTTTCCAGGGACTGGAGTTTTTCTGCGAGGTCTTCAGTTGCTCTCGCTGTCGATCCTCCAGATAGCATGAACAGTACCACGCCAAGCACACACCAGCCTATGACGATCACCCATTCATACGGCCACAGCAAGGCTGACTCGCCCCACGGTAGATAGAGAAAGACGAAAATAGCAGTCATAGTCAATCCGATTGCGCCAACGATATACCCTCCTGGAACTCTGTACGGCCGGTCCATCCCTGGCTCGCGGTACCGGAGGACGAGAAACGACACAGCGACTAGAAACCACGCAACGACGATTCCAAACCCGCCAGCGTTCACGACCCATGTGAGCATCTGCTCTCCGAAGAGAGGCGCGAGCACGGAGAGCCCTCCGACGAGAACAATCGCGTTACTCGGTGTGTTGTATTTCGGATGAACTTTGGAAAGTGAGGCAGGAAGCATACCGGACTCGGAAAGGGCGAAGAGAGCCCGGCTTCCACCGATAACGAACGCGTTCCAGCTCGTCAGAATCCCTGCGATCCCAGCGAACGCCATGAGTTGGCCAATCATTTGACTGTCATAGAGGGCTGCCATCGCCTCAGCAGCGGGCAACGGACTCTCGACGAGTTCGCTTCCGGGAAGTGCACGGCTAGCTCCCCAGATAACAGCCATGTAGAACAGTGCAGCGAGAACGACTGAGAAGACGATCAACATCCCCAGTCTTCGAGGCGGGACGTCGGCTTCTTCCGCCGATTGTGGTATGACGTCAAACCCGACGAACATGAACGGTACCATGAGGATGACAGCGAAGATACCTGCAGTACCGATCCCGAATGAGGGGTCCGGAGAGGGTTGTCCACCGGCTACTGCGCCGGCGATCAGAACGACTCCCGCAAAGGCGATCACGATCGTCATGATTATCTGAAACTGTGCCGCAGGTCGAATCCCGATGTAGTTCAGATATGTAACACCAACAGTTCCGAGTACGCCGACGAATATCCACGTTCCGTAGACGGGTTCGCCTGCGATAGACCACAGTTCGATCGAATCAAAGCCTGGAACGATATACGACATCGCAGAAGGGAGAGCTACTGCTTCGAAAGCGGCGACGGTAACGTAGCCGAAAATAATCGCCCACGTACACACGAATGACCCAAGCGGACCGAGAGCACGAAGGCTGTAAACGTGTTCTCCACCGACCAACGGCATGGCTGAGGCGAGTTCGCTATAGAGTAGGGCAACGACCCCGACGACGACTCCTCCGATCAGGAACGCTACGATCGCTCCTAAGGGACCTCCCTCGTTGATCCACTCCCCCGTCAGAATGATCCAACCCCATCCGATCATCGCTCCGAAGGAAAGTATCAGTACTTCTTTGGAAGATAACGTCTTCGAGAGCCCACTGTGTGTTGTTTTCGACATTGTGTGGTTTAATTCGGCTTAAGAGCTACCCTAGTAGGGTCAGCGTCTATCATGTCTATTGTGCTTGCAGCGACCAGGTACCAAGAACGCACCGAGGCTGGAATGATCGGGTACGCGAGGTGGGGACCCCAAGTGGAACGATGACCGACGTCGTGCACAGGCATGTTGCTTGGCCCGGAGTCTCGTCGGTAACGGTACCCCTGTTCACGCTCGAAGCCGTAGCGTTCTTGAGGAAGAAAGAATTCAAGCAAGGTTACGATCGACACCTGCAGGTTATCCTAATACTTCGCGAAACGCATTTTTGGCCAGGTGCGAACCAGTCGTCGTCGTTCAATAGTGCGCCCAGAGACCAGTAGCAGCGTAAGTTCTCGTTTATATGTACTCTCGTGTTCTTTAACACAGTTTCACGTAACTCTTCTTCCAATACCTCCGTCTTTCCGAGAATGAATAATACAATCGTTCTGGGGATTTGCTTGACTTCTCTACAATATTACTATTGAATGTTACAGGAATATTCTAACTACATACTATTTAATATAGCAAACAAGACTTAATATACGTTGCAATGTGGATTGATCGTACCATGAGGAGGCGTACTACACTAAAGCTGATGGGCGCGATCGTAGGCGGTGGAGCGCTCGGAACAAACGTCGTGAGCGCGGATGAGCCGTGGCCACGCGAGGAGACAGGGCGGTTCCTGACCCACGGAGAGGTCCAAGATTTCTTGGACGGCCTTGACCGACGAGCGCGACGGAGTTTCGAACTAGAAGACATCGGCGAGAGCCTCGAAGGGCGCGAGCTTACCGTGGCCCGCGTCGGTAGCGGTGAGACGGATGTCTTCTTCACAGCCGAGCAACACGGAAACGAACCAACGGGCACGAACGCGATCCTCGCAGAACTCCGAGAACTCGCGACGTCGGGAACTCCCTTCGCGAGGAACGTAACGGATGCACTGACGGTTCATGTCCTGCCGATGCACAACCCTGATGGGGCAATGCGTAATCAGCGGGCCAACGCCGACGGCGTCGACCCCAACCGCCAACACCACTACGAGGTCGGTGCAGACGACAACCCATCGCCCGAAACTCAAGCGATGATCGATTACGTTGTCCCCCTGGAGCCACTATGGGTCTCAGACCTGCATACCCAGAGCGGGATGTACCACGACGAGAAGGAGGTACCGGGCGATATGCATCACTCGTCGAACTTCTGGCCGATCGCATCTGAGGCGGACCCCGATGCGGTTGAACTCTCCCAGCGACTCAACGTCTCGATGTGGGACCACGCGCAGGGAAAGGCCAATGCCCAACTGTCGGTCTACCCGGGTGGGACTGGGACGAATATCGCGCGAAACGCATACGGCGTTCGTGGTTTCGGCAGCATCCTGAACGAGATGACAGGACAAACGTGGGACCGCGGCGAACGTATGGAGGGGCAAATGATCCGGATCATGCGTAACGAAAACCGAGGAATCCTTGAAGACACCGCGGACGGCTCGCTCTTTGAGCGCGATCCCGATCGAGTCGACGAAATTCCGCCACGCGGCGACCGCGGCGATTGGCCGTGGTGGGGCGGCGAGTCCACGACGGAGTAAACAGCAGTCGATTTAAACCCCCCATTCTTGCTGCTGTAGCTCGTTTTCGCTTATCTGTATGGTTTCACCGATTGCTCGAGTTGATCCTCGTCCGCCACGTCTTGGATGAACAAGCGGAGCTTACGTCGAGCTTCCGTGAGCTTCCCATCTTCTAGCTGTACTTGGATTTCCGCGAGACGGGAGACACTCTTGCCTGAGAGCGTTCGCTGTCCTTCCTGATCGAGCGAAACGAGGTTCCCCTGACGTCTCGCGGTCGTTAGTTCACCACGGGTGAGCGCAGGCGTGCAGAATCCCTGCCTCGATACTCGAGAGCCGAGAGTCCACTCCGTAGGATCTCGACTGCGCTCTCCCTCTCTGCCGGGTCGGCGCAGCCGACTATTCCACACATGGATCACGAGTATAGCTGAAAGACTTCACAGAGGTGGTCCCTCCAACAGTTTGGGAGGCGGTTCGTCAGAGACGAGGTATCGACCACCCGAGTCGGTCGAACACTGGCCGCTCGTCGACGATCGAGCCCTTCTCGTGAACCCCCACGACGGACGATCCACGCACTTCATAAGAGACGAGTCAGTATGGAAGAGTGAAGGAATGAGTCAGTAGTGTCC
This region of Halalkalicoccus sp. CGA53 genomic DNA includes:
- a CDS encoding M14 family zinc carboxypeptidase yields the protein MGAIVGGGALGTNVVSADEPWPREETGRFLTHGEVQDFLDGLDRRARRSFELEDIGESLEGRELTVARVGSGETDVFFTAEQHGNEPTGTNAILAELRELATSGTPFARNVTDALTVHVLPMHNPDGAMRNQRANADGVDPNRQHHYEVGADDNPSPETQAMIDYVVPLEPLWVSDLHTQSGMYHDEKEVPGDMHHSSNFWPIASEADPDAVELSQRLNVSMWDHAQGKANAQLSVYPGGTGTNIARNAYGVRGFGSILNEMTGQTWDRGERMEGQMIRIMRNENRGILEDTADGSLFERDPDRVDEIPPRGDRGDWPWWGGESTTE
- a CDS encoding APC family permease, which produces MSKTTHSGLSKTLSSKEVLILSFGAMIGWGWIILTGEWINEGGPLGAIVAFLIGGVVVGVVALLYSELASAMPLVGGEHVYSLRALGPLGSFVCTWAIIFGYVTVAAFEAVALPSAMSYIVPGFDSIELWSIAGEPVYGTWIFVGVLGTVGVTYLNYIGIRPAAQFQIIMTIVIAFAGVVLIAGAVAGGQPSPDPSFGIGTAGIFAVILMVPFMFVGFDVIPQSAEEADVPPRRLGMLIVFSVVLAALFYMAVIWGASRALPGSELVESPLPAAEAMAALYDSQMIGQLMAFAGIAGILTSWNAFVIGGSRALFALSESGMLPASLSKVHPKYNTPSNAIVLVGGLSVLAPLFGEQMLTWVVNAGGFGIVVAWFLVAVSFLVLRYREPGMDRPYRVPGGYIVGAIGLTMTAIFVFLYLPWGESALLWPYEWVIVIGWCVLGVVLFMLSGGSTARATEDLAEKLQSLEND
- a CDS encoding VOC family protein gives rise to the protein MTHAFSWVELPSVDFDRAIEFYSTVLDRGIDVHEPELDEANNGRAGMFHSREEADEMTVSGMIVETNEYTAESGATIAYTPSDDGVVVYLTVDGDLDDALSRVESTGGEVVLPKESIPDHGGHYAIIKDTEGNRVGLVSGG